A single window of Candidatus Binatota bacterium DNA harbors:
- a CDS encoding glutathione S-transferase, producing MAVHWQFMATPFSYFSAKIRPLLRYKNVDYEEIAPTPVVYREVIRPATGSYFIPVLISGDDVLQDTPRMIEALEALHPEPAVLPADPVLRLVAEIIQDFADEAMILPAMYFRWSFPEQRAWIEHDWSVCTGPESAQMAERMSSSLPPLGISDRTRPLIDEWFNRLLEVLDFHLDGSRFLLGDRLSLADLAMAGPMHAHLGRDPVPARRMRAHAPLVMAWLAEINEAAPPAPWAADFELKESLGPLLSEIGRVFVPMQLVASGAVAAEIADLAPGEPVPRVLGMAEQPVLGVSEQRLLNSYSAWRHVRTAERYKHLADDDRARADQLLGAHGLLPYLHEAPEPAPVMDGFELRRG from the coding sequence ATGGCAGTTCACTGGCAGTTCATGGCTACGCCGTTTTCGTACTTCTCGGCGAAAATACGTCCGCTGCTCAGGTACAAGAACGTCGATTACGAGGAGATCGCTCCCACGCCGGTCGTGTACCGCGAGGTAATACGGCCGGCCACCGGGTCTTACTTCATTCCGGTGCTGATCTCGGGTGACGACGTGTTGCAGGACACCCCGCGCATGATCGAGGCGCTTGAAGCCCTGCACCCCGAACCGGCCGTATTGCCTGCCGACCCGGTGCTGCGATTGGTGGCCGAGATCATCCAGGATTTTGCCGACGAGGCGATGATACTTCCGGCCATGTATTTTCGCTGGAGCTTTCCCGAGCAACGCGCGTGGATCGAGCACGACTGGAGCGTGTGCACCGGCCCCGAGTCGGCGCAGATGGCCGAGCGCATGTCGTCATCGCTGCCACCGCTGGGCATAAGCGATCGTACGCGCCCCTTGATAGACGAGTGGTTCAACCGCTTGCTCGAAGTACTCGACTTTCACCTCGACGGCAGCCGGTTTCTCCTGGGCGATCGCTTGTCGCTCGCCGATCTTGCCATGGCCGGCCCCATGCACGCCCACCTGGGCCGCGACCCGGTGCCTGCCCGACGTATGCGCGCACACGCTCCGCTCGTGATGGCCTGGCTGGCCGAGATCAACGAAGCCGCGCCGCCCGCCCCCTGGGCAGCCGACTTTGAGCTCAAGGAGAGTCTCGGCCCCTTGCTGTCCGAGATAGGTCGGGTGTTCGTACCCATGCAGCTGGTGGCGAGCGGTGCCGTCGCGGCTGAGATCGCCGACCTCGCCCCGGGCGAGCCGGTACCGCGGGTACTTGGCATGGCCGAACAACCGGTACTGGGCGTGAGCGAGCAACGCTTGCTCAACAGCTACTCTGCCTGGCGGCACGTGCGTACCGCCGAACGCTACAAGCACCTGGCCGATGATGATCGCGCGCGCGCTGACCAATTGCTGGGCGCACACGGTTTACTGCCCTACCTGCACGAAGCTCCCGAGCCTGCCCCGGTGATGGATGGCTTCGAGCTGCGCCGCGGCTGA
- a CDS encoding alpha/beta fold hydrolase: MSRTTIAECELYYESPEAGRYRAPILLLPGLFQSFECWRPLTTRLAHRGWELYLLPRDGGSGDQKSPGATSLDGLVEQTARVAEQLARRTRQGYAPADNSDAETNAGIIVFGADLGAHLAAELTTRVQPMATVLFSPVAPAVLGESWQRSRGMMQRWRPGKANPGVAPKGVIGTARSNSWLSEEPDWLLAALMLAGPGKSSAESGDGNGEDVPTLMFSAEDDPLVKLAAAPSRASAKLSDTTLPGHWWPAVAPQQLADELHRFLVLTLGDRVVEFPDSVFD; this comes from the coding sequence GTGTCGCGCACCACGATTGCAGAATGTGAACTGTATTATGAAAGCCCCGAAGCCGGCCGTTATCGCGCGCCAATACTGCTGTTGCCGGGTCTGTTCCAGTCCTTCGAATGCTGGCGACCGCTTACCACCCGCCTGGCCCACCGTGGATGGGAGCTGTACCTGCTGCCGCGCGACGGCGGCTCGGGCGACCAAAAGAGCCCGGGGGCGACGAGCCTCGATGGGCTGGTGGAGCAGACCGCACGCGTGGCCGAGCAGCTGGCCCGGCGCACCCGGCAGGGCTACGCACCAGCCGACAATTCAGACGCCGAAACCAACGCCGGGATCATCGTCTTCGGCGCCGACCTCGGCGCTCACCTCGCTGCGGAACTGACCACCAGGGTGCAACCCATGGCCACCGTGTTGTTCTCGCCCGTCGCTCCCGCCGTCCTGGGCGAGAGCTGGCAACGTTCGCGAGGAATGATGCAGCGCTGGCGACCAGGTAAGGCGAACCCCGGCGTGGCACCCAAGGGTGTGATTGGCACTGCCCGCTCCAACAGCTGGCTGAGCGAGGAACCCGACTGGCTACTGGCCGCGTTGATGTTGGCCGGCCCGGGCAAATCGAGTGCTGAAAGCGGCGATGGTAATGGTGAAGACGTGCCCACACTGATGTTCTCTGCAGAGGACGACCCGCTCGTGAAGCTGGCAGCTGCTCCCTCGCGGGCCTCTGCGAAACTCTCCGACACTACGCTACCAGGCCACTGGTGGCCGGCGGTCGCGCCGCAACAGCTGGCCGACGAGCTGCATCGTTTTCTCGTTCTCACCCTGGGTGACCGCGTGGTCGAATTCCCCGACTCGGTGTTCGACTGA